TAAGGAGCCTTGGCAATATTTACAACAAATGTAGTTGAAATACTACACTACTATATGTTTAGATAGGGTAGTCACAGTGTTGTACCATGAAAACATTTATGTTTCACATAACAGtgtaaaaatttcaaaattgaaaaaaagataCATTTTTATGGAGAAAAGTGTTGGATATGGTTCTTGGGAGTGCAGATATACAGGGTGCAATATATATCAACTACTTCAAAAGCGTTTTTTGATACAAAATAGGAATATTGTTTTGTTCATGAAAGCAGCCTTAATTGCCCAAGTCAGGAGGAcatcttcaaatattttaacaGCAGAATGACTAGAAAACTTCATTCTTAGTTGGATCACACATTCAATGAACTAATGTCACTTCATTGTCAAACAAAAGTAAAATGATTTTAAGTAAATTGAACAGAACAAGAAATCACAAGCAATACAAATCCCCTCTCATGTACCTGCTGAATTATCCTGCAATTAATAAGCCCTGATGCCAATTTGTTAGAGTTATTGTCATACTTGACCAGTATATTAATCATgatcaaaatctgtttaaaaattAAGTTGCTAGAACAGTGACAAAgatattctataaatagtaacagcaaacttgtccttgaccttggcagcctaaaacacaaacttatttgaggtataaatttgatcaaaatctggAAGTCGCTAGAGTCCtaacaaagattttctataaatagcaaTGATGATCctgtccttgaccttggcagTCTGAAAAACAAACTTGTTCAAGTTGTACCCTTACTTGACCAAGATATGAGGAAATTGTGTGAAATCCAGTTATAAAAGAAGTTGGGAGGGGacaataaattttattttgtctCTCCTTCAAGAAATCCTCACAACTACATGAAATATGAACTAGTTAATTTCAGTGCCATAAAGACTTTTTTTACCATAATATTTGTTGATACTGAACACATTCTCTCAACATTAATCTTATTAAGGTACTTAATTGTTTAAAACTTGTATTATCTCTGGTTTCAAGTGCTgcttatataaaatgtacaataaatgCTGCTTACAAATGTTTACTTCCACGAAACTTGGAGAACTATTGGAGATTCCATATTCATGTAACTGGAGAATAATGAAAAGTCCCATATAAATTAACAGAACTACTTCTTTAAAAACTCTCATTTCCACTTTAGAAAAATGCTACTGTAAAAAGAACATACAACTACAAAGATAAAGGGGAAATAAGGTCCAGTAAGCCAGAGTAAAGTATACCGTTTCATCTACATGACAAGTAAGATCAATAAATGCAAAGCTTATCAGCCAGCCATAGCAAATGCATACATTTTAGTTTCAAAAGGTTATTTGAAtacaaaattattcaaaatataaaacaatttgaatgtGTAGTAGAATTGAAACCGATTAAAAAAGCAGCCCCCAAAAACTGCATGGTCAGTtctaatgcaaaaaaaaaaaaaaaaaaaatcaaaacttggtaaaatttgaaagaaaaaagaaatacaatttatcaaaattttatattttatcattattatgtcACACCTAGACCCCATATGTATGCATTACCTGGGATTTATGGCATGTATACTTGTATAGTTAAAACAGTTACTATAAACTCCAAATATTTTAGATGTGAGTTTTGATGCAAAATGAGTTGAgtttaaaacatacatgtaattaaatttgGAAGTATACCAAAAATTTGAAAGTTTAAATGCTGTAATGCTGCACCATTGATTTGAAACATTTGAAACCTTACAccaaaatgtttaacttttcaCATGTGATGCCAACACTAAATTTACTTAAATCTTTaagtattatatgttacatttAAGTCATTACCACAGCTAATTGTAAAGTATAATATCACTATGTAAGTCACATTAAAAAGATTATGTAACCTTCAACAGTATACATAGCACTGAACTTTGTGAActtcttcaatattttgtttggtCTCAAAATGGAGTAAattgcataaaaaaaatcaacacattCCTGTTAGTAAGATATAAATGCAATATGATAGAATATTTTCTACACGATATCTACATTCCATAACCGTGTTGGACTTACCACGCAAATTAACACTTCTCTTAACCTTGTGACGTGTGATAAAAATGTCTGTCAAAatacacagaaaataaaccttaCAAACTAATGAGGTGCTGTTGTACACAGAAAATTCAATGTCCAGACTTATAAATTCTACCGGAACAGACTTAACACTTTccaatattatacatgtatataacatatggACAAGTAGggttatcaaaatccaagatggtcaccTACTGGTCATTTTGGCTGTTTAATCATTCATGAAATTGaacatgcataactacagaTAATGAGGGACTgccatatggaatttgagacaAATCCTTCCAGTTCTTTctgacaaaataatgataacaaactacaattgtcaaaatctaagatggatGTCTATtggtcatttattttttttcctatCAGTCTCAAAATTTAATCTGCATATATTTAAGAAAGTTCATTGCAATATctttaagaaatattgataacaagaattatttAAGGTCCAGCAGATGACAAACGAAGGGCTTTTGAACATCTCACCAATTGATGTCAGATGGTAGGGTAAAAAATCCATGGAACAGGCTAACAAGGTTTTGTTTTACAAAAGAACCTCTACAAACTAATGAGGGTCCCTTTGACTTAAACTATTGCATTGCATACCAACCTGAGCTTCCCGTCACAAGTAGACGGTTGAATATGCTGCATCCTGTGATCTGGATGTTTTCATTTTGTAGGTGGTTACGCATGGCGACACTAATGAGGCGTTTGCCACTTGCATCTATCTGAAATGTTTCCGACTCCTTACACATTTCGAGGATAAGGGACAGGGACTCCAGCACCTGTTCCTCGTAGTCGATGCAGTTGGCCAGATGTTCCAGTATTCGGATCAGGCCTCCATCCTTTGGTACTGTACctataaaacaatatcacttGGATGATTTTGTCAATATTGAAATGTCACCATCAAAAACATCATTTGGTAAATCCTAGTTATTCTTCCAATATAAAGATCTATAGATATTACGTTTGTCTCTACGAGCTGACTTTTGTCGCTTCCTCTTCTCCAGCTGTGAGGCATCCGTCATCTCCACACAAACCTTCACATATGCATTGTTCTTCTTAAGATCTCTGTAAAGTAAATATAAACACCAAATTTAACATCAATAAAATTCAGGTAAATGACTGaactataaataaacaaaaggaCATTTTTTTGAATtagtaaacattttatttcaccTAAATGAATTAGCATCATAAAAAGTTTTGCTGTTTCTACTCTGAGAAGGCTGTtctgtgttgtatattatgCATAAAGAATTATACTTCTTTTCCAATTAGTATATATCTGTTCACTAATCCTTACATAGCAGATGGTCTGTCTTTCCTCTTCAACATCAAACGAATTAAGCTGATCAATTCTCCAGAGTAATGCTGAAAAGATCAATAGAATTCAAAATGTGACATACAAACAATTATTGTTATGTAAGATAGCAATGTTTTAATACATTCATACATGAAAGGCATTTTCAATAAGAGCAACAATGagcctgtatatatgtatctgtattatTACTGGCTAATGTCTTCAAGAACATATATCATGAGAGCAGTTTCCAGGAGGAAAACATATATCATGAGAGCAGTTTCCAGGTATGTTACTGACACCAAAAATAAAACCACACTAAAATCACTTTTTCTATGATACTGTTGAGAGTCATTAATTTACAGTGCTGGGCACTTACATTAGCAACATCCTCAAACACCTCCTCCATCACATAGGTATCCTCCTTTGCCTCTTTCATCTTTTCAATGACCTGTTTTTCATCAAAAAAGGTTGATGTTGTAAGCTCAAACAGGATACATCCAAGTGACCAGATGTCTGTGATTGGACTAAAGCCAGTTTCCTCCACCTCGGGGGCCAGGTAGTTAGCACTACCTGAAAGGCAAAGTGGACAGTGAGTCACAACACAAAGAAATGGATGACAATTTATTCTCCATCCCCCTTCAACAGAAATGGAACTAAAGGTAAAGTCTAACGATAGTAAAcatatatcacagggacattTGATAAATACACTGTAGTATACTTTTGTACTTCGTACATCCACTCATAAAATTTGCTGACTTTTGAACTAATTCTAGTATAAATTACTATGAAGATCTACATAAGATATTACCAAACAACTGAAGCTAAACACCAAGTCTAACAGATATTATAGAATAtatcacataattatatttacagaagTAGTGCCATTGCCTGTAAAGATAACATTGATGATATCAAAACACTACAGAATATAGCTGTATCATTGCCTATATTGACAACATGATATCATCACACTACAGAATATAGCTGTATCATTGCCTATATTGACAACATGATGATACCAACACATTGTAGTATAAAGCAGTATCATTGCCTGTATAGCCAACTGCaatataataacattaaaacacTAGAATATATGCAGCAGCAATATCgatcaacaaacatttttttatgttacaacaattgcaaaataagttatttCAACTTATATTCATCATGCTTGTTGGCTTGGATGGAAGTGTTAGATGTGTTAGTGTGGGAGGACACCAGAGTACCTGACAAAAAGCCATGTGATTGGTAAAAGGCaggtgtgttaccactgtgccactcaACCACCTCATAAAGGAGTATTAGTAGGTACGCTGTACTTACTGAGCGTAGCCCTGGTACAGGTTTGAGTGTCTCCCATCACTGAGGCTACAGAGAAATCTCCAATCTTTAAACTTCCCTCCTCTTGTAAGTAAAGGTTATTAGGTCGTAAATCTCTGCAAAAGTACACCGACATGAATTAATAGCAATAATGAACGAAACCGATTAGCTTTGACACTTATCTAAAATTAACATTAATGCCATCAGTTATATATTAAACCTATAATGATCTCCTTTATATATCTCTTAGTCTaacttcatttcaatattaGAAATATCTAACAAATTAACAGTGAGAGAGAGCTAGGGAACTGGCTGTCAGACATATTCttaatatatcataaatgatatgtctatgataatatATTAATGAGCATATTTATTagtaatacagtgtatacaaataTCTCATTGTGACCCATTattagatttttatttttcaactgaatgaaacaaaacatgtaaagaAATTTTATGGGGGTTTTTTAATGGcaaaaaaagtttaaatcaTTCAACGAATGATAACAACCAGGTCACTGTGTAATGTATAACACCAAACTTTTCTAGGCCTGATTACAGATTGTAAATGGTTGAACGATAAGAttcttttttatgtacataattaATCTAGACTTTAGGGGAAACTACCCTTTTTGGACCATAGGGGAAAATCAGTTCTGAAAAGGGAAAATTTAAACTTCACAAAGTTTCAGTTTTCTGGcattaaaaacacattttccaagTAAAAACAGCAAATGGTTAATTAGGAAGGCAAATCTGGAGTACATGTGTATTTGGGAATATTATTGCCATAAAAATGagggaaaatacaatatttcagtgagTTTAACAGAAGTCTGAGGGGAAAAAAGGAACAAAATCCTGAGGGGAAACTACCCATAAATGGTAGTGAAAAATCCCTAGattgatatcaatgtttttcaTCAGACAAATTTACTCAAAAATTCATCTGACTTTATATAAGAAATTAAGTGCAATTTAGAATATGTGTTAAATACTGTACAAATTGTGGTCAAACAGCCAGAAGTGATGTCAATgctattatatatacctgtgaaCGATTCCTCTCTGATGTACATACACTAAGCCTTCGATCACCTGGCCATTCCAGTACTTGATtgtctgaaaaacaaaataatttcaattgggttACTCATAACAAGCACTTTATTACCTAATTTAGGTATCTGTATCAATTTTGGACAGTGTAATTTAAttccaacattttttttaagtttctgTTTTGGAATCGATTTTTCCTCTCAATATGTTTTAATCATCAGCAAATAAGATAACATGATCATTATCAATAAATTCTTCTGCATTGTACTAAAGGGTAAATTGGTGAATAGGAGCAGTCACAAGTGTAACctgaatttttttattcatcACACCATCCATGGTACTGACATGGTGTCAGCCATGACACAGAATCCTCAAATTTCAGTATGTAGATAATCTTAATAATTATTAGGACATGGTGTTAATTAAAGAGAAGAAAATTAATTCCACCAACAATACCTCCTCTGGTATGACTTCCTTGCTCTCTCTGTGTTTCTGCAACATGGTGCCGAGAGTACCATGGGGGAAGTAATCCATCATTATTGTCATGAATACTGAAgaattctataaaaaaaaaaaaaaaaaaaaaagttatatcattattgacagCATGAATGAGTCATCATTTGGATCATATCATAATAGGGTTGATTCAATTTGAAAAGTTACACATGTTTTAATAGAAGGTAAGACCTAAAAACATGAATTCAAAACCAAGGCTCATTTAAAATACACAAACTTCGTATCAAAATTATGCTAGATTCATTAAATTTAGACGaccaaacataaacatttattgGCTAATATGCTGATATCACTTTTATCATTTATGGAACTTACAGGTATTTTTTCTCATTTAAAATAACTAGTCCCAAAGgtaaaaatgattttaagtgattttgttttgttttttggttttgtttaatatcctattaacagcccgggtcatttaaggacgtgccaggttttgaaggcggaggaaagccggagtacctggagaaaaaccaccagcctacggtcagtatctggcaactaccccacataggtttcgaactcgcgacccagaggtggagggctagtgatgaagtgtcgggacaccttaaccactggGCCACCGCGGTGAAAATGCAACATTAATACTATCAGTTTGATATGCAAAAGTTCCTTAGTGATGCATTATAAATGAAAATCTATTTTCTTAAACATAAACACTTTCATCAGCTCTAGTTTTTACCTCCTTCTCCCACATCACGAAGAACTCATTGTAGCCAGAGACATAAGGGTGATCCAAACTTAACAGGTCCTGAGACTGACAACAAAATTTGTAATTAGTAAACATCTTATTTCAGTCAGGATTTCTATTTCTATTTCGTTACATACACTTTAAAGTATCATATAAACACTTAACACCTAAATCATTGAATGTTACTCCAGATTTATGCTGTACAAAAGATTTATAATCTTTGCAGTGTGAGCTATGTACAAGATTTATGCATTTATATGAATTAATCCAGGCAACATATAACGTTACAACATACCATAACAACTGCATTTTACTAAATTAAGATACAGCATAACACCCATTCAATATGCGATAACATGCATATTAACAGCATGTTATCATAaagtaatattatttttattccaAAATGTTTCAGTAAAGCACACTGCAGATGACAAAACTCAAAAATACtttcatatttttaaatgttaccTCTCGGAAGGCCTTGTTTGCCTCACTTTCATCAAAGCATTCCACCTGTAAACAAACAGTATTTAGTTtacatctctatatatataatacatgtttagCATGAAGCTATTTATCTTCCACATGGCCATCTAACCACAAGATAGCAAAATAAACGCTCACAACTCAGAAATATAAGGTAGACTACATATTAAGATGTATTGAGGAAGCACTATTTCAGTTATGCTGAGCAACCTTAAATTACATTACTTGTTTTGTACCTTTGTAGcctatctttaaaaaaaaaataagaatacatgtatatatagcaacGAAACATTTGTTTTCTTCGATCATTTATTATAGAAAGCAAACAGAAGCTTCTTGTGGAACATTCTTTGAAACTGGTTGTTGGCTTCCAAATGAGTTATTCAAAGTGACAATCAGGAATTGAAATGTATTccaaatatataacagttaatATGATTACTCAAGATCGATTAGTACGTATATTAATGTaactattttattttcatttctaattATCCTCGATATGACCCCTATAAGAGAGAACCACATCTTTAACTTT
The window above is part of the Pecten maximus chromosome 2, xPecMax1.1, whole genome shotgun sequence genome. Proteins encoded here:
- the LOC117321621 gene encoding serine/threonine kinase-like domain-containing protein STKLD1 isoform X3; its protein translation is MENYKIVRQLGHGAQATIYLAEKLDTGKSCVLKKVECFDESEANKAFRESQDLLSLDHPYVSGYNEFFVMWEKENSSVFMTIMMDYFPHGTLGTMLQKHRESKEVIPEETIKYWNGQVIEGLVYVHQRGIVHRDLRPNNLYLQEEGSLKIGDFSVASVMGDTQTCTRATLSSANYLAPEVEETGFSPITDIWSLGCILFELTTSTFFDEKQVIEKMKEAKEDTYVMEEVFEDVANHYSGELISLIRLMLKRKDRPSAIDLKKNNAYVKVCVEMTDASQLEKRKRQKSARRDKRTVPKDGGLIRILEHLANCIDYEEQVLESLSLILEMCKESETFQIDASGKRLISVAMRNHLQNENIQITGCSIFNRLLVTGSSDKPNDAIFSSDVISIFPRAMEEHISSAEVQQVAAASLMALASNSEAAEAIGFLGGVNHILEALKRFPNNPELCATCCHALWSLSVNENNVKIVTSEKGLGLVCNALKTHMNSPDVAEAASAALLSTTLNDENLEYVGDLDCVGLLISAVETHTKNPKVVKNACMALASLVEPDEESAYRVLANEASGGGHIAGIPKVMSAYELHKDNAEVVESIATLLMELAEYDDVRAELRHLNVGPKVLSEIFKRFKDNVDIMSPCEKALSRLQNTIQQKANKT
- the LOC117321621 gene encoding serine/threonine kinase-like domain-containing protein STKLD1 isoform X4 gives rise to the protein MENYKIVRQLGHGAQATIYLAEKLDTGKSCVLKKVECFDESEANKAFRESQDLLSLDHPYVSGYNEFFVMWEKENSSVFMTIMMDYFPHGTLGTMLQKHRESKEVIPEETIKYWNGQVIEGLVYVHQRGIVHRDLRPNNLYLQEEGSLKIGDFSVASVMGDTQTCTRATLSSANYLAPEVEETGFSPITDIWSLGCILFELTTSTFFDEKQVIEKMKEAKEDTYVMEEVFEDVANHYSGELISLIRLMLKRKDRPSAIDLKKNNAYVKVCVEMTDASQLEKRKRQKSARRDKRTVPKDGGLIRILEHLANCIDYEEQVLESLSLILEMCKESETFQIDASGKRLISVAMRNHLQNENIQITGCSIFNRLLVTGSSDIFITRHKVKRSVNLRDKPNDAIFSSDVISIFPRAMEEHISSAEVQQVAAASLMALASNSEAAEAIGFLGGVNHILEALKRFPNNPELCATCCHALWSLSVNENNVKIVTSEKGLGLVCNALKTHMNSPDVAEAASAALLSTTLNDENLEYVGDLDCVGLLISAVETHTKNPKVVKNACMALASLVEPDEESAYRVLANEASGGGHIAGIPKVMSAYELHKDNAEVVESIATLLMELAEYDGGLVKIKPKASGKVIVFAYIM
- the LOC117321621 gene encoding serine/threonine kinase-like domain-containing protein STKLD1 isoform X1, which encodes MENYKIVRQLGHGAQATIYLAEKLDTGKSCVLKKVECFDESEANKAFRESQDLLSLDHPYVSGYNEFFVMWEKENSSVFMTIMMDYFPHGTLGTMLQKHRESKEVIPEETIKYWNGQVIEGLVYVHQRGIVHRDLRPNNLYLQEEGSLKIGDFSVASVMGDTQTCTRATLSSANYLAPEVEETGFSPITDIWSLGCILFELTTSTFFDEKQVIEKMKEAKEDTYVMEEVFEDVANHYSGELISLIRLMLKRKDRPSAIDLKKNNAYVKVCVEMTDASQLEKRKRQKSARRDKRTVPKDGGLIRILEHLANCIDYEEQVLESLSLILEMCKESETFQIDASGKRLISVAMRNHLQNENIQITGCSIFNRLLVTGSSDIFITRHKVKRSVNLRDKPNDAIFSSDVISIFPRAMEEHISSAEVQQVAAASLMALASNSEAAEAIGFLGGVNHILEALKRFPNNPELCATCCHALWSLSVNENNVKIVTSEKGLGLVCNALKTHMNSPDVAEAASAALLSTTLNDENLEYVGDLDCVGLLISAVETHTKNPKVVKNACMALASLVEPDEESAYRVLANEASGGGHIAGIPKVMSAYELHKDNAEVVESIATLLMELAEYDDVRAELRHLNVGPKVLSEIFKRFKDNVDIMSPCEKALSRLQNTIQQKANKT
- the LOC117321621 gene encoding serine/threonine kinase-like domain-containing protein STKLD1 isoform X2, with product MENYKIVRQLGHGAQATIYLAEKLDTGKSCVLKKVECFDESEANKAFRESQDLLSLDHPYVSGYNEFFVMWEKENSSVFMTIMMDYFPHGTLGTMLQKHRESKEVIPEETIKYWNGQVIEGLVYVHQRGIVHRDLRPNNLYLQEEGSLKIGDFSVASVMGDTQTCTRATLSSANYLAPEVEETGFSPITDIWSLGCILFELTTSTFFDEKQVIEKMKEAKEDTYVMEEVFEDVANHYSGELISLIRLMLKRKDRPSAIDLKKNNAYVKVCVEMTDASQLEKRKRQKSARRDKRTVPKDGGLIRILEHLANCIDYEEQVLESLSLILEMCKESETFQIDASGKRLISVAMRNHLQNENIQITGCSIFNRLLVTGSSDIFITRHKVKRSVNLRDKPNDAIFSSDVISIFPRAMEEHISSAEVQQVAAASLMALASNSEAAEAIGFLGGVNHILEALKRFPNNPELCATCCHALWSLSVNENNVKIVTSEKGLGLVCNALKTHMNSPDVAEAASAALLSTTLNDENLEYVGDLDCVGLLISAVETHTKNPKVVKNACMALASLVEPDEESAYRVLANEASGGGHIAGIPKVMSAYELHKDNAEVVESIATLLMELAEYDEICYDLVSFKIQDNLNEIQQKFARNEDIMSPCEKALSRLQNTIQQKANKT